One segment of Mesoplodon densirostris isolate mMesDen1 chromosome 6, mMesDen1 primary haplotype, whole genome shotgun sequence DNA contains the following:
- the CFAP157 gene encoding cilia- and flagella-associated protein 157, whose product MAPKQKPGKGAKEPEVKKKGGKKDPSLANKSMEMPISKEIREFYHIQIRDLEDRLARYQQKWDELAVQEKLFRQEFEQLANNKKEIVASLKRTLNQQADEISDLNEQLQSLQLAKEVEKDAFEAQLAQVRHELQETKDQLTAENFVLGGKLAALEEFRLQKEELMEKFTLLEDQLRKQEHEHQDHVHSLEKKSALDADRLKKEIIQRVNMVATEFRKEATSQMWDTTKRAIMENNTVTLQLAKISRQGMQLLQENEQLRGNQDNLCKQLELLEDSQKVMARHSRGRQKIILMLTEKCREQQQGEAEAKQLRLRLSQLEQSLLQLQKDNQALRSQREQLNLQLERQEAEGQRLQQELATEQKVRASLETALAQATSFLQDIVQMQPDEEDGGFNVVFQLQRQEMLKHLLVMLSSAMVLSPQMAVSPRRESQSCGPPKERRYSTQPLKTGPLLQQLSSITPYQLGDLGLVPRRIHIPPNPEDLRLLSHTTRVGNLWAHGSPEIHTSGSPKRFKKFSIPEVSLLSK is encoded by the exons ATGGCTCCCAAACAGAAGCCAGGCAAGGGGGCCAAGGAACCCGAGGTCaagaagaagggtgggaagaAGGATCCCAGCCTGGCCAACAAGTCCATGGAAATGCCCATAAGCAAGGAAATCCGGGAGTTCTACCACATCCAGATCCGCGACCTGGAGGACAGGCTGGCCCG GTACCAGCAGAAGTGGGATGAGCTGGCTGTGCAGGAGAAGCTGTTCCGCCAGGAATTTGAGCAGCTGGCCAACAACAAGAAGGAGATCGTGGCCTCCCTCAAGCGCACGCTTAACCAGCAGGCGGATGAGATCAGCGACCTCAACGAGCAGCTCCAAAGCCTGCAGCTGGCCAAGGAGGTGGAGAAGGACGCCTTCGAGGCACAGCTAGCCCAGGTGCGCCACGAGCTCCAGGAGACCAAGGACCAGCTCACCGCTGAGAACTTCGTCCTTG GGGGGAAGCTGGCAGCCCTGGAGGAGTTCCGGCTGCAGAAGGAGGAGCTCATGGAGAAATTCACGTTGCTGGAGGACCAGCTGCGGAAGCAGGAGCACGAACACCAGGACCACGTGCACAGCCTGGAGAAGAAGTCGGCGCTGGACGCGGACAG ATTGAAGAAGGAGATCATCCAGCGCGTGAACATGGTGGCCACTGAGTTCCGCAAGGAGGCCACCAGCCAGATGTGGGACACGACCAAGCGGGCCATCATGGAGAACAACACCGTGACCCTGCAGCTGGCCAAGATATCCCGGCAAGGCATGCAGCTGCTGCAGGAGAACGAGCAGCTCAGGGGCAACCAGGACAACCTGTGCAAACAGCTGGAGCTGCTGGAGGACTCCCAGAAGGTCATGGCCAGGCACAGCAGAGGCCGCCAGAAG ATCATCCTCATGCTGACGGAGAAGTGCCGCGAGCAGCAGCAGGGCGAGGCAGAGGCCAAGCAGCTGCGTCTCCGGCTGAGCCAGCTGGAGCAGAGCCTCCTGCAGCTGCAGAAGGACAACCAGGCACTGAG GAGCCAGAGAGAACAGCTGAACCTGCAGCTGGAGCGTCAGGAGGCCGAGGGGCAGCGGCTACAGCAGGAGCTGGCCACAGAGCAGAAGGTTCGGGCGAGCCTGGAGACAGCCCTGGCCCAGGCCACCTCCTTCCTACAGGACATTGTGCAG ATGCAGCCCGACGAGGAGGATGGTGGCTTCAATGTAGTGTTCCAGCTGCAGCGCCAGGAGATGCTGAAGCACCTGCTGGTCATGCTCAGCTCGGCCATGGTCCTGAGCCCCCAGATGGCTGTGTCCCCCCGCCGGGAGAGCCAGTCCTGTGGCCCACCGAAGGAGCG GCGGTACAGCACCCAGCCACTCAAGACAGGGCCTCTGCTGCAGCAGCTGTCCAGCATCACACCCTACCAGCTAGGGGACCTGGGTCTGGTGCCTCGACGGATCCACATCCCACCCAACCCTGAGGACCTCAGGCTGCTCTCACATACCACCCGTGTGGGAAACTTATGGGCACACGGTAGCCCTGAG